The following proteins are encoded in a genomic region of Syngnathoides biaculeatus isolate LvHL_M chromosome 15, ASM1980259v1, whole genome shotgun sequence:
- the LOC133513740 gene encoding ankyrin repeat domain-containing protein 50, translated as MMRPKDLRQGSGTKTFLDAMHGGKVHLARFILDALDGRIINSKTENSRTPLIYAVCLQEAGTRGKFARLLLEKGADVNCQDEEGRTALSHACELGNLDVVKILVQFNADPDICDVWGNSALMYAAFSGHSQVLEFLVRAFKRLGLRLDRTNNAGHTAIEVADFFGHNQCVQILNLQYRRSVGADDWLADPGNVGDGELPNRLPRHVLEKFSKQMSSKEEQLPEVFQKEMKIQEGNRLWNRFTCPSKQSQEPHHRHKKSLPTQKSQNEGHQSSFFTTKQLQNCQLHDPRGTRTPNSSIETTAKELTEETGAQEKASQRFPPCGKAKSFNQELLSIRKQSYQGDVQDLSLSASKFKRASLQDDRCLLDKMECQGNPRVLTNDAEKTVSVPKAPLAIKTQMVKGAEEKPRTHELQKRGSFAHSSRHNKMLFGQGETPAGKTPGRGPGFMGLGTRLLRRFTAPEFMRMVIDCSSGSSNGRGRMSRSETFPFSHTHQQVNSQPSVDSISGVKCEFESTSSQSALD; from the coding sequence ATGATGCGACCCAAAGATTTACGGCAGGGTTCTGGCACTAAGACCTTCCTCGATGCCATGCACGGTGGCAAAGTTCACCTTGCGCGCTTCATTCTGGATGCCCTGGACGGACGAATCATCAACTCAAAGACAGAGAACAGCCGCACGCCACTAATTTATGCCGTGTGTCTACAGGAAGCTGGGACGAGAGGCAAGTTCGCCAGGCTCCTACTGGAGAAAGGCGCCGATGTCAACTGCCAGGACGAAGAGGGTCGCACAGCTCTGAGTCACGCCTGTGAGTTGGGTAACTTAGACGTGGTCAAGATTCTAGTGCAGTTTAATGCCGATCCAGACATCTGTGATGTTTGGGGAAACAGTGCTCTCATGTACGCTGCTTTTTCCGGGCACAGTCAGGTGCTTGAGTTTCTGGTCCGGGCTTTCAAAAGACTAGGGCTGAGACTGGACAGAACGAATAATGCCGGACATACAGCCATCGAGGTGGCCGACTTCTTTGGGCACAACCAGTGTGTGCAAATTCTAAACTTGCAGTACAGACGGAGTGTGGGTGCTGACGATTGGCTTGCTGATCCAGGAAACGTTGGAGATGGAGAGTTACCCAACAGACTCCCCAGGCATGTCCTGGAAAAGTTTTCTAAACAGATGAGCAGCAAAGAAGAGCAACTACCAGAGGTGTTTCAGAAGGAGATGAAGATCCAGGAAGGCAACAGACTGTGGAACCGCTTCACTTGTCCCAGTAAGCAGAGCCAAGAACCGCACCATCGCCATAAGAAGTCTCTGCCGACTCAAAAAAGCCAAAATGAGGGGCACCAGAGTAGTTTCTTCACAACCAAACAACTCCAAAACTGCCAACTTCATGATCCAAGAGGGACTAGGACACCCAACTCGTCAATTGAGACGACGGCAAAAGAACTCACAGAAGAAACTGGAGCCCAAGAGAAGGCATCACAAAGGTTTCCCCCCTGTGGCAAAGCAAAGTCTTTCAACCAGGAGCTTTTGAGCATCAGAAAGCAATCTTACCAAGGAGATGTGCAGGATTTGAGTCTGTCTGCCAGCAAATTTAAAAGAGCCTCTCTGCAGGATGACCGATGTCTCCTGGACAAGATGGAATGTCAGGGGAACCCCCGGGTCCTGACCAATGATGCTGAGAAAACAGTCTCGGTTCCAAAAGCTCCACTCGCTATCAAGACTCAGATGGTGAAAGGCGCTGAGGAGAAGCCAAGGACACACGAGCTGCAGAAGAGGGGAAGTTTTGCCCACAGCAGCAGACACAACAAAATGCTATTCGGCCAAGGGGAGACGCCAGCGGGGAAGACGCCCGGCCGCGGCCCTGGCTTCATGGGCCTCGGAACGAGACTGCTCCGTCGATTCACCGCACCCGAGTTCATGAGGATGGTTATAGACTGTTCCTCGGGCTCCTCAAACGGCAGAGGCCGGATGTCACGCTCCGAGACCTTCCCGTTCTCCCACACGCACCAGCAGGTCAACAGTCAGCCCAGCGTGGATAGCATCAGTGGAGTCAAATGTGAGTTTGAAAGCACATCGTCTCAGTCGGCCCTCGACTAG
- the LOC133513184 gene encoding serine/threonine-protein kinase PAK 6: MFRKKKKKRPEISAPKNFEHRVHTSFDAKRGCFVGLPTQWQSLIENLRRPRPMVDPSRITEVELRPKKTIVRGSMIGHGDYITAMINDMSRLSVTSSNSLRKSSPSARKRAQSLGRLGEVNEGDAYQYEGLVQDDNDEEDAAQDLWRDKTRNIHSESNTPYLGMKKSITLQPNGIIPKAMSTYEVGGSPLEGPSQASQNQNIAVLSHGSYMEGDVGSPQERVIWKRDFQLPRGMPPNQIPVACFYSPAMSLQQHQDQGVSPTELRPSVPIHMHPQNSPGRPFSSYDLKTDSAGRYHSFLPTGTSSPLVSGIRPQRTVRSSASYTLGLSPNMGLRPNGPEPFLRHSGCPNPPYPRQDSPSQPRPSPTGSLATSPPGTCSPAFRPPHPSPRPPPDPPKVTHEQFKAALQMVVDKGDPRSYLENFVKIGEGSTGVVCIASEKHSGRQVAVKMMDLRRQQRRELLFNEVVIMRDYQHRNVVEMYKSALVEEELWVIMEYLQGGALTNIVSETRLSEEQIATVCEAVLQALAYLHSQGVIHRDIKSDSILLTLDGRVKLSDFGFCAQISKDIPKRKSLVGTPYWMAPEVISKSPYGTEVDVWSMGVMVVEMVDGEPPYFSETPVAAMKRLRDEPAPTVRNVSQVSPVLKDFLDRMLTRDPLERASATDLLEHPFLLQSGSPQCLVPLVEQYRKRMSRC; this comes from the exons ATGTTTcgcaagaagaaaaagaagaggccTGAGATATCAGCGCCCAAGAACTTTGAGCACCGCGTCCACACCTCATTTGATGCCAAGCGGGGCTGCTTTGTTGGCCTGCCCACACAATGGCAAAGCCTGATAGAGAACCTGCGCAGGCCCAGGCCCATGGTGGACCCTTCCAGAATCACAGAAGTGGAGCTGAGGCCCAAGAAG ACCATTGTGCGTGGGAGCATGATTGGTCATGGAGACTACATCACAGCCATGATCAACGATATGAGCCGTCTGTCTGTGACCAGCTCCAACTCTTTGCGAAAGAGCAGCCCCTCAGCCAGGAAGAGGGCTCAGTCTTTGGGAAGGCTGGGAGAAGTGAATGAAGGGGATGCCTACCAATACGAAGGCCTGGTTCAAGACGACAATGATGAAGAGGATGCAGCTCAGGATCTTTGGAGGGACAAAACGAGGAACATCCACAGTGAGTCCAACACTCCCTACTTGGGCATGAAGAAGAGCATCACTTTGCAGCCCAATGGGATTATACCAAAAGCCATGTCCACCTATGAGGTGGGTGGCAGCCCATTGGAAGGGCCGTCTCAAGCGAGCCAGAACCAGAACATTGCGGTGCTGAGTCATGGCTCTTATATGGAAGGTGATGTGGGCAGCCCTCAGGAAAGAGTCATATGGAAGAGAGACTTTCAGCTCCCCAGAGGAATGCCACCAAATCAAATTCCTGTTGCATGTTTCTATAGTCCGGCTATgagtctgcagcagcaccaagaTCAAGGTGTCAGCCCCACAGAGCTCCGGCCCAGTGTGCCAATTCACATGCACCCCCAGAACAGCCCGGGGAGGCCGTTCTCCTCCTATGACCTGAAA ACGGATTCAGCAGGGAGGTACCACTCTTTCCTGCCAACCGGCACCAGCAGTCCTCTAGTAAGTGGCATCAGACCTCAGCGGACTGTGAGATCCTCAGCAAGCTACACTTTAGGACTGTCCCCCAATATGGGACTAAGGCCCAATGGACCAGAGCCTTTTCTTAGGCATTCCGGATGTCCCAATCCTCCTTACCCAAGACAGGACAGTCCATCCCAACCTCGACCTTCCCCTACAGGCTCTCTTGCCACTAGTCCTCCCGGTACATGCTCACCCGCCTTCAGACCCCCTCACccttccccgcgacccccgcCAGACCCGCCAAAGGTGACCCATGAACAGTTCAAGGCTGCCctgcagatggtggtggataaAGGTGATCCGCGGTCTTACCTGGAGAACTTTGTGAAGATTGGGGAGGGATCAACGGGAGTGGTCTGCATTGCCTCAGAGAAGCACAGCGGTCGGCAGGTGGCGGTGAAGATGATGGACCTGCGGAGGCAGCAAAGGAGGGAGTTACTCTTTAACGAG gtggtgatcaTGAGGGACTACCAGCACAGAAATGTCGTGGAGATGTACAAATCTGCTCTTGTGGAGGAAGAACTGTGGGTGATCATGGAGTACTTGCAAGGTGGAGCACTAACCAACATTGTGTCCGAAACCAG ACTGAGTGAAGAGCAGATTGCCACAGTGTGCGAAGCTGTTTTGCAAGCCCTGGCCTACCTCCACTCGCAGGGAGTCATTCACAGAGACATCAAGAGTGACTCAATACTACTCACGTTAGACGGAAGA gTCAAACTGTCCGACTTTGGCTTCTGTGCTCAGATCAGTAAGGACATCCCCAAGAGGAAATCTCTGGTGGGGACTCCTTATTGGATGGCTCCAGAAGTCATTTCCAAATCACCATACGGCACTGAG GTGGATGTCTGGTCCATGGGCGTCATGGTGGTGGAGATGGTCGATGGAGAGCCACCGTACTTTAGTGAAACCCCCGTGGCAGCTATGAAGAGACTGAGGGATGAGCCAGCACCAACCGTGCGAAACGTCAGTCAG GTGTCCCCAGTTCTCAAAGACTTTCTGGACCGTATGCTGACTCGGGACCCCCTGGAGCGGGCAAGCGCCACTGACCTGCTGGAGCACCCCTTCCTGCTGCAGAGCGGCTCACCTCAGTGCCTGGTCCCCCTGGTGGAGCAGTACCGAAAGCGCATGTCCCGTTGCTGA